A single genomic interval of Deinococcus apachensis DSM 19763 harbors:
- a CDS encoding metal-dependent transcriptional regulator, translated as MTARVLSPSAEDYLKHLYLLGQNGKVNTQALADALGVVPASATGMLRKLSEQGLVAHAPYQGASLTAEGQRVALEVLRHHRLLELFLHRALGVPLDEVHEEAERLEHALSERLEARIAAWLGDPTHDPHGDPIPTLAGELPARAECRLTQLAPGEGATISRVPDTDAAGLRALVTAGLTPGVAVTLRQVDAALGTLTVSLPGEQALTLALSVAAQVQVHGEEHAGP; from the coding sequence ATGACGGCCCGCGTGCTTTCCCCCTCTGCCGAGGACTACCTCAAGCATCTGTACCTGCTGGGGCAGAACGGCAAGGTGAACACGCAGGCGCTGGCCGACGCGCTGGGCGTGGTGCCTGCGAGCGCAACCGGGATGCTCCGCAAGCTCAGCGAGCAGGGGCTGGTGGCGCACGCGCCGTACCAGGGGGCCAGCCTGACCGCCGAGGGCCAGAGGGTGGCGCTGGAGGTGCTGCGCCACCACCGCCTGCTTGAACTCTTCCTGCACCGGGCGCTGGGCGTACCCCTCGACGAGGTCCACGAGGAGGCCGAGCGGCTGGAACACGCCCTTTCCGAGCGGCTGGAGGCGCGGATCGCTGCCTGGCTGGGGGACCCCACCCATGACCCGCACGGCGACCCCATCCCGACGCTCGCGGGGGAGTTGCCCGCCCGGGCCGAGTGCCGCCTGACGCAGCTCGCGCCGGGAGAGGGGGCGACCATTTCCCGCGTCCCGGACACCGACGCCGCGGGCCTGCGGGCCCTCGTGACGGCGGGCCTGACGCCCGGGGTGGCCGTCACCCTCCGCCAGGTGGACGCCGCGCTGGGCACGCTGACGGTCAGCCTGCCGGGGGAACAGGCCCTCACGCTGGCGCTGAGTGTGGCCGCACAGGTGCAGGTCCACGGGGAAGAGCACGCCGGGCCGTAA
- the cobT gene encoding nicotinate-nucleotide--dimethylbenzimidazole phosphoribosyltransferase, with the protein MTDPLHPDLATLISAIGPADPAAMRSARERQAQLTKPAGALGDLEELAVRLAGVFGTEKPHPRGVAVLVAAGDHGVAAGGVSAYPPEVTPAMVANFLADTGAGPGGAAVNAIARMVGARVYVMDAGVNAELPDHPRLVRAAVRRGTRDLRREPAMTREETEALVLAGAALARRAIGEGADLLVPGEMGIGNTTPAAALTARLLNLDPAEVTGRGTGVDDETLARKVQAVREGLGRAGSVPADPLGVLTDLAGFEIAAMLGMMLQAAASRRAVILDGFVEGSAALVGVALAPHLRDFLFPSGECAEIGHAPQLAHLGLKPMFRLGLRLGEGTGGVLAAPLLLSAAATLREMRTFAEAGVPGGA; encoded by the coding sequence ATGACTGACCCCCTCCACCCCGACCTCGCCACCCTGATCTCTGCCATTGGGCCTGCCGACCCCGCCGCCATGCGCTCGGCCCGGGAGCGGCAGGCCCAGCTCACCAAGCCCGCGGGGGCGCTGGGCGACCTGGAGGAGCTGGCGGTGCGGCTGGCGGGCGTGTTCGGGACCGAAAAGCCCCACCCGCGCGGCGTGGCGGTGCTCGTCGCGGCGGGGGACCACGGGGTCGCGGCCGGGGGCGTGAGTGCCTACCCACCCGAGGTCACGCCCGCGATGGTGGCGAACTTCCTGGCCGACACGGGCGCGGGGCCGGGAGGAGCCGCCGTGAACGCCATTGCCCGCATGGTGGGGGCGCGGGTGTACGTGATGGACGCGGGGGTGAACGCGGAGCTGCCCGACCATCCCCGGCTGGTCCGGGCAGCCGTGCGCCGGGGCACCCGTGACCTGCGCCGCGAGCCCGCCATGACCCGGGAGGAGACGGAGGCCCTGGTGCTGGCGGGCGCGGCGCTGGCCCGGCGGGCCATCGGGGAGGGCGCCGACCTGCTGGTTCCCGGCGAGATGGGCATCGGGAACACCACGCCTGCCGCCGCCCTCACCGCCCGGCTGCTGAACCTGGACCCTGCGGAAGTGACGGGGCGGGGCACCGGGGTGGATGACGAGACGCTGGCACGCAAGGTGCAGGCTGTGCGGGAGGGGCTGGGCCGCGCGGGCAGCGTCCCCGCCGACCCCCTCGGCGTCCTCACCGACCTGGCCGGATTCGAGATCGCGGCGATGCTGGGGATGATGCTCCAGGCCGCCGCGTCCCGCCGCGCCGTCATTCTCGACGGCTTCGTGGAGGGCTCGGCAGCGCTCGTGGGCGTGGCCCTCGCGCCGCACCTCCGGGACTTCCTGTTCCCGTCAGGCGAGTGCGCCGAGATCGGGCACGCCCCGCAACTCGCCCACCTGGGCCTCAAGCCGATGTTCCGCTTGGGGCTGCGCCTGGGTGAGGGCACGGGCGGAGTGCTGGCCGCGCCGCTGCTCCTCTCGGCGGCGGCCACCCTGCGCGAGATGCGGACCTTCGCGGAGGCGGGGGTGCCGGGGGGCGCGTGA
- a CDS encoding adenosylcobinamide-GDP ribazoletransferase yields the protein MTDPRPIWRRQLDAAHLALTFLTTLPLPHVQGVREGDFARASAFYPLAGYAVGGVVALTLLLPLPLPNGVRAALAVGVWLAVTGMLHFDGLVDSADALFAMKSPARRLEILRDVHVGAFGLATGGLALLTLWSLLAAGLPAFAPLVAAVVARLLVLVPMNLYPAAREESLGARSREGRWGAALLLALPALLLPGAWVAALAALAGVLLAARFAASRLGGGLSGDVYGLLIVTGELLALCAFAWGR from the coding sequence GTGACCGACCCCCGCCCCATCTGGCGACGGCAACTGGACGCCGCGCACCTCGCCCTCACCTTCCTGACCACCCTGCCCCTGCCCCATGTTCAGGGGGTGCGGGAGGGGGACTTTGCCCGGGCGAGCGCCTTTTACCCCCTGGCGGGGTACGCGGTGGGCGGGGTCGTCGCGCTGACGCTCCTGCTGCCGTTGCCTCTGCCGAATGGGGTGCGTGCGGCGCTTGCGGTCGGCGTGTGGTTGGCCGTCACGGGAATGTTGCACTTCGACGGGCTGGTGGACAGCGCCGACGCCCTCTTCGCCATGAAGAGCCCGGCGCGGCGGCTGGAGATTCTGCGGGACGTGCATGTCGGGGCCTTCGGGCTGGCGACGGGCGGGCTGGCGCTGCTGACCCTCTGGAGCCTGCTCGCCGCCGGGCTGCCCGCCTTCGCGCCCCTCGTCGCGGCGGTGGTCGCGCGGCTGCTCGTGCTGGTCCCCATGAACCTTTACCCGGCGGCGCGGGAGGAGTCGCTGGGGGCACGCTCGCGGGAGGGGCGCTGGGGTGCGGCGCTGCTCCTCGCCCTGCCCGCCCTGTTGCTGCCGGGGGCGTGGGTCGCCGCGCTCGCCGCCCTCGCTGGCGTGCTGCTCGCCGCCCGGTTCGCGGCCTCCCGGCTGGGGGGTGGTCTGAGCGGGGACGTGTACGGCCTGCTCATCGTCACCGGGGAACTCCTGGCACTGTGTGCTTTTGCCTGGGGCCGTTGA
- a CDS encoding exodeoxyribonuclease III encodes MPSSPHAGCSPFHTRQVLVKLATWNVNSLNVRLPQVLAWLESQGPEVLALQETKLEDHRFPSADFAALGYSAAFSGQKTYNGVALLSRLPLEEVQVGVPGLEDEQRRVIAATVGGVRVVCLYVPNGQEVGSPKYAYKLEWLAAVREWLRGELAAHERLAVVGDFNVAPEDRDVHSPGRWEGQVLVSEPEREAFRALLGLGLHDAFRLFEQPERVFSWWNYGRLAFPRNWGLRIDHILVSSALAAECRACTVDPEPRRHERPSDHAPVIATFAGPVS; translated from the coding sequence GTGCCATCATCCCCCCATGCGGGCTGCTCCCCTTTCCACACCCGGCAGGTCCTGGTGAAACTCGCCACCTGGAACGTCAATTCTCTGAACGTGCGCCTCCCGCAGGTTCTCGCGTGGCTGGAGAGCCAGGGCCCTGAGGTGCTCGCCCTCCAGGAGACCAAGCTGGAGGACCACCGCTTTCCCTCCGCCGATTTCGCGGCGCTGGGATACTCGGCGGCGTTCTCGGGCCAGAAGACCTACAACGGGGTCGCGCTCCTCTCCCGCCTGCCGCTGGAGGAGGTGCAGGTCGGCGTGCCCGGTCTGGAGGACGAGCAGCGACGGGTGATCGCGGCGACGGTGGGCGGGGTGCGGGTGGTGTGCCTGTACGTCCCCAACGGGCAGGAGGTCGGCTCACCCAAGTACGCCTACAAGCTGGAGTGGCTGGCCGCCGTGCGCGAGTGGCTGCGCGGTGAACTGGCCGCACATGAGCGGCTGGCGGTAGTCGGAGACTTCAACGTGGCCCCCGAGGACCGGGACGTCCACAGCCCGGGACGCTGGGAGGGCCAGGTCCTCGTGAGTGAGCCCGAGCGGGAAGCCTTCCGCGCCCTGCTGGGCCTGGGCCTGCACGACGCCTTCCGGCTGTTCGAGCAGCCCGAACGGGTCTTTAGCTGGTGGAATTACGGGCGGCTGGCCTTTCCCCGCAACTGGGGCCTGAGGATCGATCACATCCTGGTGTCGTCGGCGCTGGCGGCGGAGTGCCGGGCCTGCACGGTGGACCCGGAGCCCCGGCGGCACGAGCGGCCCTCGGACCACGCGCCCGTCATCGCCACCTTTGCAGGACCAGTGTCCTAA
- a CDS encoding cobyrinate a,c-diamide synthase — protein sequence MRRLVLAAPHSGSGKTTVASLLCLALRHRGLRVAPFKLGPDYLDPTHLTRAAGQPTRNLDSFLLAPERLRVLFARAAANADISVLEGVMGLYDGRDPASDEHSTADLARRLAAPVVLVIDASGSARTVAAVAQGLRDFGPDLNVVGVILNRVAGAGHAALCEVALSQIGLPTLGFVTHDPTLHLPERHLGLLSAEQASWNEGEVLRAAANLKLDALLDVSEAPTLRVPLPTPSPGRRAVLAYAHDEAFHFYYPDALDALRDAGADLIPFSPLRDAGLPPGAGGLLLGGGYPEAHAAELSANTSMRAAICTFAARGRPVIGECGGLMYLAETLEDAGGQVFEMCGVIPYRTRMAPRLTLGYREATALTDSPIAPAGQVLRGHEFHHSVLTHSPTHPGYTWTDHTGARVDEGYAHGNVLASYLHVHHGATEEMAARLVEACSWGEDASSRRSPP from the coding sequence GTGAGGCGCCTCGTCCTGGCCGCCCCTCATTCAGGCAGCGGGAAGACCACCGTCGCCTCCCTGCTGTGCCTGGCCCTGCGGCACCGGGGGCTCCGGGTCGCGCCCTTCAAGCTGGGGCCGGACTACCTCGACCCCACGCACCTGACCCGGGCGGCGGGTCAGCCCACCCGCAACCTCGACTCGTTCCTGCTCGCCCCGGAACGCCTGCGTGTGCTGTTCGCCCGTGCGGCGGCAAACGCCGATATCAGCGTGCTGGAGGGCGTCATGGGCCTGTACGACGGGCGTGACCCGGCGAGCGACGAACACTCGACCGCGGACCTCGCGCGGCGGTTGGCGGCGCCGGTCGTGCTCGTGATCGACGCCTCGGGCAGCGCGCGGACGGTCGCGGCGGTGGCACAGGGCCTGCGGGACTTCGGCCCCGATCTGAACGTGGTCGGCGTCATCCTCAACCGGGTGGCGGGTGCCGGGCACGCGGCGCTGTGCGAGGTAGCCCTCTCGCAGATCGGCCTGCCCACACTGGGGTTCGTGACCCACGACCCCACCCTCCACCTCCCCGAGCGACACCTCGGCCTGCTGAGCGCCGAACAGGCGAGCTGGAACGAGGGGGAGGTGCTGCGGGCGGCGGCCAACCTCAAGCTCGACGCCCTGCTGGACGTCTCGGAAGCCCCCACGCTCCGCGTCCCCCTGCCCACCCCTTCCCCGGGACGCCGCGCCGTCCTCGCCTACGCCCATGACGAGGCGTTTCACTTCTATTACCCGGACGCGCTCGACGCCCTGCGGGACGCGGGGGCCGACCTGATCCCCTTCAGCCCCTTGCGGGACGCGGGCCTGCCGCCCGGCGCGGGGGGTTTGCTGCTGGGCGGCGGCTACCCCGAGGCGCACGCGGCGGAACTGAGCGCGAACACGTCCATGCGGGCGGCCATCTGCACCTTCGCCGCCCGTGGCCGTCCCGTGATCGGCGAGTGCGGCGGCCTGATGTACCTGGCCGAGACGCTGGAGGACGCGGGCGGGCAGGTCTTCGAGATGTGCGGGGTCATTCCCTACCGCACCCGGATGGCTCCCCGCCTCACGCTGGGCTACCGGGAGGCGACGGCCCTGACTGACTCTCCCATCGCCCCGGCAGGCCAGGTCTTGCGCGGGCACGAGTTCCACCACAGTGTCCTGACACATTCGCCCACCCATCCCGGTTACACCTGGACCGATCACACTGGGGCGCGGGTCGATGAGGGTTACGCCCACGGAAACGTCCTCGCCAGCTACCTGCACGTCCATCACGGGGCCACGGAGGAGATGGCCGCGCGGCTGGTGGAGGCGTGCTCTTGGGGGGAAGACGCCAGTTCCCGCCGCTCGCCCCCGTGA
- the cobU gene encoding bifunctional adenosylcobinamide kinase/adenosylcobinamide-phosphate guanylyltransferase — protein MLVLVTGGARSGKSSFAERRAASSGGGVTDLATAQALDAEMGARIARHRADRPTGWVTVEEPMNVPGALRKAATPTVLLDCLSLWVSNLLLADLPDGAILARADELLAAARAHPGLTLLVTNEVGFGIVPDNALARRYRDVLGWVNQRAAAVSDEAWLLVSGLPLQLKPSTSNP, from the coding sequence GTGCTCGTCCTCGTGACCGGCGGCGCCCGCAGCGGCAAGAGTTCCTTTGCCGAGCGCCGCGCCGCCAGCTCTGGAGGGGGCGTGACGGACCTCGCCACGGCACAGGCCCTCGATGCCGAGATGGGGGCCCGCATCGCCCGCCACCGCGCGGACCGCCCGACGGGCTGGGTGACAGTCGAGGAACCCATGAATGTCCCGGGGGCCCTTCGGAAGGCCGCCACCCCCACCGTCCTCCTCGACTGCCTGAGCCTGTGGGTGAGCAATCTGCTGCTGGCGGATCTGCCCGACGGGGCTATTCTCGCGCGGGCCGACGAGCTTCTCGCCGCAGCTCGTGCCCATCCCGGACTGACTCTCCTCGTGACCAATGAGGTGGGGTTCGGCATCGTGCCCGACAATGCCCTCGCCCGCCGCTACCGGGACGTCCTCGGCTGGGTGAACCAACGCGCCGCCGCAGTGAGTGACGAGGCGTGGCTCCTCGTGAGCGGCCTCCCCCTCCAACTCAAGCCCTCCACCTCGAACCCCTGA
- a CDS encoding MATE family efflux transporter, with the protein MSALPSTPASSPRGNTRELLTLAGPLMLSNLAYTAVGFTDTLLMGRLGVVEVGAVGFANICLLTLVLLFRGSLNTASTFVARALGAGDTAGVRRWTSVFLGCALVGVPLALAGSALLDGLFALLRPEPGITAVARTYAHIRVWEIPVLLMGSAALSVMVGLGNTRTPMRLAWLVVVVNAALALLFIFGFGWGVAGAAWAAVIAVTLQNGLALLLLGRLHGPRFGPFRLARPTRGELGSLARVSLPAGVTELADVSAFTAFQGVLSRLGPTELAASQIALQLASLGFLPAFALASATASLLSRALGAGRPEIATRIGWRGTGLAAAFMGVLGVLFLTLPHPLIGLFNRSPEVLAVGTSVLAVMAAYQILDGVAIVLGGALGGAGDTRFRLIVTLTGAWLVMVLGASWLAPRYGVTGAWSAALVFIALAAVAYIVRFASGRWRRIRL; encoded by the coding sequence GTGTCGGCCCTCCCCTCCACCCCTGCCTCCTCCCCCCGGGGGAATACCCGCGAGCTGCTCACGCTCGCCGGGCCGCTGATGCTCTCGAACCTCGCCTACACTGCGGTCGGCTTTACTGACACCCTGCTGATGGGCCGCCTGGGGGTGGTCGAGGTCGGGGCGGTGGGCTTTGCCAACATCTGCCTGCTCACGCTCGTGCTGCTGTTCCGGGGGAGCCTGAACACCGCCTCGACGTTCGTGGCCCGGGCGCTGGGGGCGGGAGACACCGCCGGAGTGCGCCGCTGGACGAGCGTGTTCCTGGGCTGCGCGCTCGTCGGCGTGCCGCTGGCCCTGGCGGGATCCGCTCTCCTCGACGGCCTGTTCGCCCTGCTGCGGCCCGAGCCCGGCATCACCGCCGTCGCCCGGACCTACGCGCACATCCGGGTGTGGGAAATCCCGGTGCTCCTGATGGGCAGCGCGGCCCTCTCCGTCATGGTGGGGCTGGGCAACACCCGCACGCCCATGCGGCTCGCCTGGCTGGTGGTGGTCGTCAACGCCGCATTGGCCCTGCTGTTCATCTTCGGCTTCGGGTGGGGTGTGGCCGGGGCTGCCTGGGCCGCCGTGATCGCCGTGACCCTTCAGAACGGCTTGGCGCTGCTGCTCCTGGGCCGCCTGCACGGGCCGCGCTTCGGGCCCTTCCGGCTGGCGCGGCCCACCCGGGGGGAGCTGGGAAGCCTCGCGCGGGTCAGTCTGCCCGCGGGCGTCACCGAACTCGCCGACGTGAGCGCCTTTACCGCCTTCCAGGGGGTCCTCTCCCGCCTGGGTCCCACCGAACTGGCCGCGTCGCAGATCGCCCTCCAACTCGCCAGCCTGGGCTTTCTGCCCGCCTTCGCCCTTGCCTCGGCCACGGCAAGCCTCCTTTCGCGGGCCCTGGGCGCGGGCCGTCCCGAGATCGCCACCCGCATCGGCTGGCGGGGCACCGGGCTCGCCGCTGCCTTTATGGGCGTGCTGGGTGTCCTGTTCCTCACGCTGCCCCATCCCCTCATCGGCCTGTTCAACCGCAGCCCCGAGGTGCTCGCCGTGGGCACGAGCGTTCTGGCGGTCATGGCGGCCTACCAGATTCTCGATGGGGTCGCCATCGTCCTCGGCGGGGCGCTGGGTGGGGCGGGTGACACCCGCTTCCGGCTGATCGTGACCCTGACGGGCGCGTGGCTGGTGATGGTGCTGGGCGCCTCCTGGCTGGCCCCGCGCTACGGCGTGACGGGGGCGTGGAGCGCCGCGCTCGTCTTCATCGCCCTGGCTGCGGTCGCGTACATTGTGCGCTTTGCCTCCGGCCGCTGGCGCCGGATTCGGCTCTGA
- a CDS encoding type II toxin-antitoxin system Phd/YefM family antitoxin encodes MHAAKTQLSKLVERAHQGEEIILAKAGKPYARLVPLAPSRPREFGFLAGQVEISEEFARETMRPLSEEELADWE; translated from the coding sequence ATCCATGCGGCCAAAACGCAGCTTTCGAAGCTGGTCGAACGGGCCCACCAGGGCGAGGAGATCATCCTTGCCAAGGCCGGGAAACCTTACGCACGGCTCGTGCCCCTGGCGCCGTCCCGTCCACGCGAGTTCGGCTTCCTGGCGGGACAGGTGGAGATCAGTGAGGAGTTCGCCCGGGAGACGATGCGTCCCCTCTCCGAGGAAGAACTGGCGGACTGGGAGTGA
- a CDS encoding type II toxin-antitoxin system VapC family toxin gives MRLLFDTHILLWATLKPDLLPPPLCARLLDPEHQPVLSAVNAWEMSIKYHAGKLPEAAPLLSDFPGVAARLGAEVLTITPPHVVRAGGLDWTHRDPFDRMLVAQALEEGLRLVTLDEHITAYPQAPLLR, from the coding sequence GTGAGGCTGCTGTTCGACACCCACATTCTGCTGTGGGCAACACTCAAACCCGACCTTCTTCCCCCTCCCCTGTGCGCCCGGCTGCTCGACCCGGAGCACCAACCCGTATTGAGCGCCGTGAATGCCTGGGAAATGTCCATCAAGTATCACGCGGGCAAACTTCCCGAGGCTGCCCCACTCCTGAGCGACTTTCCCGGCGTCGCCGCGCGGCTGGGGGCCGAGGTGCTGACCATCACGCCCCCACATGTCGTCCGCGCCGGGGGGCTCGACTGGACACACCGCGACCCCTTCGACCGGATGCTGGTGGCCCAGGCGTTGGAGGAAGGGCTGCGGCTGGTCACGCTCGACGAGCACATCACCGCCTACCCGCAGGCCCCCCTGCTGCGCTGA
- a CDS encoding histidine phosphatase family protein: MLTLHLVRHAPTLPNAQRRYPREGEDAPLSGLGRELAASLRLPPDALALTSPSLRARETAALAGFPQATRVPDLAEAHFGVMSGRTWAELEAEFGEAPRGWIESLADPAGDRGPPGGETGRGFHGRIGRWLETLPDTAEVVAFTHAGVILAALRLTVGLRAVEVRPGGIATLSRAGEDWWLTRLTAPG, encoded by the coding sequence GTGCTCACCCTGCACCTCGTCCGGCACGCGCCCACCCTGCCCAATGCCCAGCGGCGTTACCCGCGCGAGGGGGAGGACGCGCCACTCTCCGGGCTGGGCCGGGAACTCGCTGCCTCACTGCGTCTGCCCCCGGACGCGCTCGCTCTCACCTCCCCCAGCCTGCGTGCCCGGGAGACCGCCGCGCTCGCCGGGTTTCCGCAGGCCACCCGCGTCCCCGATCTGGCGGAAGCGCACTTCGGCGTGATGTCGGGGCGCACCTGGGCGGAACTGGAGGCGGAGTTCGGGGAGGCGCCGCGGGGCTGGATCGAGAGTCTGGCCGATCCAGCGGGGGACAGGGGGCCGCCCGGGGGGGAGACGGGGCGCGGCTTTCACGGGCGGATTGGACGCTGGCTGGAGACTCTTCCCGACACGGCTGAGGTCGTCGCCTTCACCCACGCGGGTGTGATCCTGGCCGCCCTGCGCCTCACGGTGGGGCTGCGTGCGGTGGAGGTCAGGCCGGGCGGAATCGCCACCCTCAGCCGTGCGGGGGAGGACTGGTGGCTGACCCGACTCACGGCGCCGGGGTGA